The DNA window TCCGTGATGCAGCCCGGGTTTTATCCACCAACTCAATTGAAGGTGCACCAGTAATGGATGATGGTGAAATCAGGGGAATGGTAACATTGTCTGATATCAGCCGGGCCCTGGCAGAGTCACGTGAAGAAATGAAAGTGGTGGATATAATGACCAAAAACACCATCACCGTCAACGAAGATCTGATGATCGCCGATGCCATTGAAATCATGAACAAAAAACATATTGGCCGATTAATAGTGGTAGATCCTGCAGGAAACGCACGGGGAATTGTGACCCGTACCGACCTTCTTGATAAAATCGCTGGCTTAAAATAATTAATTATCCTGAGTTTATTTTTTATAAATTGAACACTTTAAAAGTACTGATTTGAAATTGTACATGAATTAATCATTATATATATGATTAATTCACAGACTGAAAACTAGAAGAAACTAGTTTTAAATAAACCATTGAATAAATAAAATAAGATATACTTTTTACTAGTTAAATCATTTAAACTAAATTTTATTAGATCTATACTTTTAGATCTATTCCATACTCTTAAATTTATCCCATACTCCTTAGATGGGGTTTTATTCATATAATTAAAATAGGAAGTGCAGAAACTGAAGATTCAACACATGAATGTAGGTCCTGGAATGACCACCCTGCAGTTAATGGAAGAAATGGGGAAAAGCGGAGTTTTGGGGGCCGGCAGACTTTACAGGGCTACAGAGCTCCTGGCAGAACTTATCAGTGATGAGGAAACCACGGTTTTCCTGAGCATTGCCGGGCCAATGGTCCCCGGTGGCCTTAGAAAGATCATCCGTGATCTGGTGGCCGGTGGCCATGTAGATGTTATCATAAGCAGTGGGGCCAACCTCACCCATGACCTTCTGGAGTCCTTTGGGGGTTCACACTACCGTGAACATAATGAAACTGATGAACAACTCTGTCAGATGGGCATGGGTCGTATTGGAGACATATACACAAAATCAGAAGATTTCGAAGTTTTCGAGAAAAAAATTAACACCATCCTGACTGAAATTGCCGGAAAAGAGAATCAGCTGAATATCAGGCAATTTTTAACCGAGATCGGGAACCATATTCAGGATCCTGAATCCATAATTCACACTGCCACCGAGAAAAACGTGCCAATCTTCGCACCGGGTATTATTGACTGCATGCTGGGACTGCAGCTGTGGATGTTCACCCAGGAAAACCAGCTCACCCTGGATGCAGCCGGAGACATGAGCGAACTATCAGACATAGTCTACGGATCCAAAAAGGTAGCCACCATAATCCTAGGAGGAGGACTACCCAAACATTACGCCCTGGCATCCAACATACTAACTGGTGGAGTGGACGCTGCAATACAAGTGACACTGGACCGCAGTGAAGCAGGAAGTCTGAGTGGGGCCCCACTGGAAGAAGCTAAATCATGGGCCAAGGCCAAATGCGGATCCAAACTGGTGACTGTGATTGGGGATGCCACCATAATATTCCCAATGATGGTGGCCGGTGCACTGGATTTGATTAACAAGAACGGTTCAAAAAGTGATTAAAACGTTAAAATAGTATAAAATGGGATATAATATGGGATAATAATAAAGCACAACATAATGCTGTTTATTGGGCGTATAGTGTGCTTTGATAGGATTTAATTAGATAAGATTAGATAAATTGTAATAATATTTATGAGGAGTTTAAAAAGTCATGTTTTTAGAGGCAGTTCTCTACGCATTATCTGGATTTTTCATGAAATTCTCGGATGATGCTCTGGATGTGGAGAACAACACTGTTCTGGGTATTCTAGGTGGGATAATCTGTGTTATAGGAATTGGATATTTATCAGT is part of the Methanobacterium formicicum DSM 3637 genome and encodes:
- a CDS encoding deoxyhypusine synthase, whose protein sequence is MNVGPGMTTLQLMEEMGKSGVLGAGRLYRATELLAELISDEETTVFLSIAGPMVPGGLRKIIRDLVAGGHVDVIISSGANLTHDLLESFGGSHYREHNETDEQLCQMGMGRIGDIYTKSEDFEVFEKKINTILTEIAGKENQLNIRQFLTEIGNHIQDPESIIHTATEKNVPIFAPGIIDCMLGLQLWMFTQENQLTLDAAGDMSELSDIVYGSKKVATIILGGGLPKHYALASNILTGGVDAAIQVTLDRSEAGSLSGAPLEEAKSWAKAKCGSKLVTVIGDATIIFPMMVAGALDLINKNGSKSD